In Pleurocapsa sp. PCC 7319, the following are encoded in one genomic region:
- the purM gene encoding phosphoribosylformylglycinamidine cyclo-ligase — protein MDYKEAGVDVEAGRSFVTQIRQEVESTNRPEVLGGLGGFGGFFQMPSGYQEPVLVSGTDGVGTKLKIAQELDCHDTVGIDLVAMCVNDILTSGAEPLFFLDYLATGKLNSEQLSKVVKGIAQGCRLSGCALLGGETAEMPGFYQLGEYDLAGFCVGVVEKTKLLDGSRVQVGDVAIGLASSGIHSNGFSLVRKIIEQGDFSWSDTPDILNGKSLGAELITPTQIYVKPILEFLATEIEVHSMAHITGGGLPENLPRCLNQGQSIEIDLDSWTIPPIFRWLAEAGKVQQEAMFNTFNMGIGFVVIVPATQAELALKWFQDKNIASYQIGNVVTSSEGS, from the coding sequence ATGGACTATAAAGAAGCTGGTGTTGATGTCGAAGCGGGGCGCTCCTTTGTCACTCAAATTCGTCAAGAAGTTGAAAGTACTAACAGACCAGAAGTTTTGGGAGGATTAGGAGGATTTGGTGGCTTTTTTCAGATGCCATCAGGTTATCAAGAACCAGTTTTAGTCTCTGGTACGGATGGAGTTGGCACCAAACTAAAAATTGCTCAGGAATTAGATTGCCACGATACAGTAGGCATCGATCTAGTAGCAATGTGTGTTAACGATATTTTGACTTCTGGGGCTGAACCTCTATTTTTTCTAGATTATTTAGCAACAGGAAAACTTAATTCAGAACAACTGAGTAAGGTCGTTAAAGGTATTGCTCAAGGCTGCCGTTTAAGCGGCTGCGCTCTTCTAGGAGGAGAAACCGCAGAGATGCCTGGTTTTTATCAACTAGGGGAATACGATTTGGCGGGATTTTGTGTGGGAGTAGTCGAAAAGACTAAACTTCTGGATGGTTCAAGAGTGCAGGTAGGAGACGTGGCAATTGGTCTTGCTAGCTCAGGGATTCACAGCAATGGCTTTAGTTTAGTAAGGAAGATTATTGAGCAAGGAGATTTTTCCTGGTCAGACACTCCCGATATTTTGAATGGGAAGAGTTTGGGTGCAGAATTGATTACGCCAACTCAAATTTACGTCAAACCAATTTTAGAGTTTCTGGCAACGGAAATAGAAGTTCACAGTATGGCTCATATTACTGGAGGGGGTTTACCAGAAAACCTCCCCCGTTGTTTAAATCAAGGTCAATCAATAGAAATTGATCTAGATAGTTGGACTATTCCACCAATTTTTCGTTGGTTAGCTGAAGCAGGAAAAGTGCAACAGGAAGCAATGTTTAATACTTTCAATATGGGTATCGGCTTTGTCGTAATCGTACCTGCTACTCAAGCAGAGTTAGCTCTCAAATGGTTTCAAGATAAAAATATTGCTAGCTATCAAATTGGTAATGTAGTTACCAGCTCCGAAGGCAGCTAA